The Dreissena polymorpha isolate Duluth1 chromosome 10, UMN_Dpol_1.0, whole genome shotgun sequence genome includes a region encoding these proteins:
- the LOC127847246 gene encoding uncharacterized protein LOC127847246, whose product MKRKFAAGDGASMENPAKIMLPGSSGDMFQNSYGSPLIGKPMSASTPVGETGSRRQVHVASSSSGIGALRMHHSLRTSAMDAAEVELRRVIDNFVNVYEQLDRSDSAAAKPNYSYTELAFLAMLRSPNFCLPITEIYRYIQARFQFYKHSTRKHWKNAVRHSLAKTLCFTKITVGRGASNSEKLARSTYLWCIIPSSISCFARGDYRPSTNADGDPGTNTLRWGYYNANAEKFWLEVGDYVANKMAAFKNLVRESQTPGLVFEAQVCRLSVNDVQSHRQPLHTRNLNLGSSQTFSEHHNHQFGTGLGVCTPSQVESNTMASAGSSMNMRSTENANQYYQIDANRQLHGPTGVTRIRGYDNSCENHMTSSCDFEDPWMPRFTLQSPELSFNGVDPQRCTPPYTSGEHHYDSGFETCDSSPNDSSCRMLADCSRQQNNILNSPSLLYDNFDSSILSNDCIGDLNRLSPFSLSDFSETGHSFNPVNASSQSQASDDSYGQRSFSSPCMAFQSHPCAMTSDARYTYRIGAEFSLPSPPPYPNGQISTRLQPGLVENGEPIENTKPYSQPSWQQTRRYTGTHGAPILVINADGTVTSSSVRLWNACAFSS is encoded by the exons ATGAAGCGGAAATTTGCCGCCGGCGACGGGGCGTCAATGGAGAACCCCGCCAAAATTATGCTACCCGGAAGTTCCGGCGACATGTTCCAGAACTCTTACGGCTCCCCTCTCATTGGAAAGCCAATGTCGGCGTCTACACCTGTCGGCGAAACCGGAAGTCGACGACAGGTGCACGTAGCGTCTTCAAGCTCCGGTATTGGGGCGCTTCGTATGCACCATTCCCTAAGAACGTCGGCGATGGACGCAGCGGAAGTGGAACTGCGGCGCGTTATCGACAACTTCGTTAACGTGTACGAGCAACTCGACCGGTCGGACAGCGCCGCCGCCAAACCCAACTACAGCTACACGGAGCTGGCCTTTCTGGCCATGCTGCGGTCGCCCAATTTCTGCTTGCCGATCACTGAGATATACAG ATACATTCAGGCGCGCTTCCAGTTCTACAAGCACTCCACCCGGAAACACTGGAAGAACGCCGTGCGACACAGTCTCGCCAAGACGCTATGCTTCACCAAGATTACCGTCG GTAGAGGCGCAAGTAACAGCGAGAAGCTCGCCCGCTCCACGTACCTGTGGTGCATCATCCCGAGCAGCATCTCGTGCTTCGCACGTGGCGACTACCGGCCCAGCACGAACGCGGACGGCGACCCGGGAACCAATACACTCCGATGGGGCTACTACAA TGCAAATGCAGAGAAGTTCTGGTTAGAAGTGGGTGATTACGTcgcaaacaagatggcggccttTAAGAACCTCGTCCGCGAATCGCAGACGCCGGGCCTCGTGTTCGAGGCCCAGGTTTGTCGACTCTCGGTCAACGACGTCCAATCACACCGACAGCCTCTTCATACGAGAAACCTAAACCTCGGGTCGAGTCAGACATTTAGCGAACACCACAACCATCAGTTCGGCACTGGCCTCGGTGTCTGCACTCCATCGCAAGTGGAATCGAACACCATGGCAAGCGCCGGAAGTTCCATGAACATGAGGAGCACAGAAAACGCTAATCAATATTACCAGATAGATGCAAATCGACAACTACACGGGCCAACGGGCGTTACGAGGATTCGTGGTTATGACAACAGTTGTGAGAATCATATGACGTCATCATGCGATTTCGAGGACCCCTGGATGCCGCGCTTTACTCTACAAAGTCCGGAATTAAGCTTCAATGGCGTGGATCCCCAGCGTTGCACCCCGCCATACACATCGGGGGAGCATCACTACGACAGTGGTTTTGAAACCTGCGACTCGAGCCCGAACGATAGCTCGTGTCGGATGCTTGCCGATTGCAGCCGTCAACAGAACAACATTCTCAATTCTCCGAGTCTTCTTTACGATAATTTTGACTCCAGTATACTCAGTAATGACTGTATTGGTGACTTGAACAGGCTTTCGCCCTTTAGTTTAAGCGATTTTTCCGAGACCGGGCATTCCTTTAATCCGGTGAACGCATCGTCCCAATCTCAAGCCTCGGACGATTCATACGGGCAAAGATCATTTTCTTCACCGTGTATGGCGTTCCAGTCACATCCCTGCGCAATGACGTCAGATGCTCGGTACACGTACAGGATAGGCGCGGAGTTTAGCCTACCGTCTCCACCTCCTTATCCGAATGGACAAATCAGTACGCGTCTCCAACCGGGACTCGTCGAAAACGGTGAGCCAATAGAAAACACAAAGCCGTATTCGCAGCCATCTTGGCAGCAGACGCGAAGATATACCGGTACGCATGGGGCACCAATTCTTGTCATCAACGCCGACGGCACTGTCACGTCATCGTCTGTGCGTCTTTGGAACGCATGTGCATTTAGCAGTTGA